Proteins encoded in a region of the Neodiprion virginianus isolate iyNeoVirg1 chromosome 2, iyNeoVirg1.1, whole genome shotgun sequence genome:
- the LOC124298666 gene encoding laminin subunit gamma-1, with protein sequence MSGTMWNSLLLIAAVSSSVVTVLAEFDQIPITRRDDKCYNETTGRAQRCIPSFLNAAFSVPMEATNTCGENGIPTEYCKQTGVQQKSCDFCHAGDHPASYLTDLGNNDNATWWQSETMYEAVQYPNQVNLTLHLDKTYDITYVRILFISPRPESLGIYKRKNENSPWQPYQFYSATCRDTYGLPDSKETVRGDDTRVLCSSEYSDISPLTGGNVAFSTLEGRPSAYWFETNPELQEWVQASDLRITLDRLNTFGDEVFGDDQVLKSYYYAIAEVAVGARCTCNGHAGECVQSTGIDGSTRRVCRCEHNTAGADCNECLPFYNDAPWARATSFNAYECKACNCNGYSDRCYFDNELYKATGHGGHCLDCSLNRDGANCERCRENFYERAEDGYCFPCNCHETGSRSLQCNSEGKCQCKPGVTGDKCDRCAPNFYNFGSLGCTSCECNIAGSLGNVETCDPYNGDCQCKENVEGKRCRECRPGFFNLAVSNVFGCTPCFCYGHSSVCESESGYSKVVIESMFARGTERWSAEVNGRRLPLNYDSLTQSISVAAQDREDVYFVAPDRFLGDQRASYNQDMTFKLRIGDRGAAPTVSDVILEGRNGQPIAQPIFGQNNPSPSGVFMEYRFRLHEHPDYGWLPQLSSRDFMSILSNLTAIKIRGTYTHKGRGFLDDVMLETAHRGAAGEPADWIEHCTCPHGYIGQFCESCSPGFHHEPSNGGPFALCVPCNCNGHAEICEAETGQCICQHHTSGDNCQHCQRGYYGYPLKGTPDDCKPCPCPDQGHCILLDNNADPICSECPLGRTGARCEVCSDGYFGDPENNQKCRPCECNNNIDLNAVRNCNQLTGECLKCVNNTAGFNCEECLPGYYGDALSDRKEDGCVACQCYAPGTQELDDGSIAPCDQLTGYCRCKPHVTGRNCDKCEDGYYNIASGEGCAACNCDPEGSHDRTCDALTGQCQCKPGVTSQRCDACLPYQYGFGNEGCKRCDCDEIGSQELQCGPDGQCPCLQNVEGRRCDRCKENKHDRQRGCIDCPPCYNLVQDAINAHRRRLDDLEDTLRKIGGSQTAFKKDTDFEKDLKNVQDRVRTLLQNAQQNSGSNKKSLVEQLDELRNLLDEIDDNSQEVESIANRANETATNGQMSIEEAETVLDTIHEQLSEAEGYLATEGRTALEDARKRAEEVGQQNNQMTAIAQKARELADINTNEAKKVYDIANNAKNRTLQAYNLAKQAMYKNTNISDEIRALDNELQLLKDKFNKVKDLTKITANKSAAVLKEALVISIVNLIIPTIDIDELQRQADAISNEGLMIKERAQLLLEDNDDLLREISEKILNSEKLLERARDQQDTIGELFLEADDANAKVDEAVKRGDHTLKEAQETHKKLSEFDEEVRREQLIAQESLRDIDEIRKLIDDAFEKTRSADQTLNGAEVNAVKARNIAKEAQENYANKASENANRIRMEANRTKSKAISLSQESEHLQTRLKFTESRIKEQEEQAARDANVTSEAKQKVGQSKTNVGVASQQVDKALIEVAEIIKELEALPEINEADLDRLEERLNAAEQEIKANNLDERIRALTVAKNLQIQWVKNYDEEVARLKLEVENIETIKLALPTDCFKRVRLEP encoded by the exons ATGTCTGGGACGATGTGGAATTCGCTGCTCCTCATTGCCGCCGTGAGCTCTTCCGTGGTTACAGTGCTCGCGGAATTTGACCAGATACCGATAACGCGTAGAGATGACAAGTGCTACAACGAAACTACCGGAAGAGCGCAG AGATGCATTCCCTCGTTTTTGAACGCGGCATTCAGCGTTCCCATGGAGGCAACGAACACCTGCGGTGAAAACGGTATCCCTACCGAATACTGCAAGCAAACTGGAGTCCAGCAAAAATCCTGCGATTTTTGCCATGCGGGTGATCACCCTGCATCCTACCTAACGGATCTTGGGAATAACGACAACGCTACGTGGTGGCAATCGGAAACAATGTACGAGGCGGTTCAGTATCCCAACCAGGTCAATCTGACCCTTCACCTAG ATAAGACTTACGACATTACCTACGTCCGGATACTTTTCATATCACCGCGACCCGAAAGCTTGGGTATATACAAGAGGAAGAACGAGAATTCCCCCTGGCAGCCGTACCAGTTTTATTCGGCTACCTGCAGGGACACCTACGGACTTCCCGACTCCAAGGAAACCGTTCGCGGCGACGATACCAGAGTGTTGTGCAGCTCTGAGTACTCGGACATATCTCCCCTAACCGGCGGGAACGTAGCCTTTTCCACCCTCGAAGGACGACCCTCTGCTTACTGGTTTGAGACCAACCCGGAACTGCAG GAATGGGTCCAAGCCAGCGACTTGAGGATCACTTTGGATCGGCTGAACACATTCGGTGACGAGGTATTCGGGGATGATCAAGTGTTGAAATCGTACTACTACGCCATCGCTGAAGTAGCCGTTGGTGCACGTTGCACCTGCAACGGACACGCAGGCGAATGTGTTCAGAGTACGGGTATCGATGGATCAACTCGTCGCGTTTGTCG CTGTGAACACAACACCGCTGGAGCCGATTGCAACGAGTGTTTGCCATTTTACAATGACGCACCCTGGGCTCGAGCCACGTCGTTTAACGCCTATGAATGCAAAG CGTGCAACTGTAACGGCTACTCGGACCGATGTTACTTTGATAATGAACTGTATAAAGCTACTGGACACGGAGGACACTGTTTGGACTGTAGTTTGAATCGTGACGGTGCTAATTGTGAAAGAtgtcgtgaaaatttctacgAACGTGCTGAGGACGGCTATTGTTTTCCTTGCAATTGTCATGAAACTG GTTCAAGAAGCTTGCAGTGTAACAGTGAAGGCAAGTGTCAGTGCAAGCCTGGTGTTACCGGAGACAAATGTGATCGTTGTGCTcctaatttttataactttggATCACTTGGTTGTACTTCCTGTGAGTGTAATATTGCTGGTTCGTTGGGTAACGTTGAAACGTGTGACCCATATAACGGAGATTGCCAGTGCAAGGAAAACGTTGAAGGAAAACGTTGTCGCGA GTGTCGTCCTGGCTTCTTCAATCTTGCTGTTTCAAATGTATTCGGGTGCACCCCGTGCTTCTGTTACGGGCATTCATCAGTCTGTGAATCTGAATCTGGATATTCTAAAGTTGTTATTGAGAGCATGTTTGCTAGAGGTACCGAGCGCTGGTCGGCGGAAGTCAATGGCAGACGTTTACCACTCAATTACGACTCGCTGACACAATCTATCAGTGTGGCAGCCCAAGATCGTGAAGATGTGTATTTCGTTGCACCTG ACAGATTTCTTGGCGATCAACGTGCGTCTTACAATCAAGATATGACTTTCAAACTGAGGATAGGAGATAGAGGCGCGGCACCAACTGTAAGTGACGTAATTCTTGAAGGAAGGAATGGGCAGCCGATTGCGCAACCAATATTCGGACAGAACAACCCTTCACCATCTGGTGTA TTTATGGAATACAGATTTAGGCTACACGAGCATCCTGATTATGGTTGGCTTCCGCAATTATCATCGCGAGATTTCATGTCGATATTATCTAATTTGACCGCGATCAAAATCAGGGGAACTTACACTCACAAAG GCAGAGGATTCTTGGATGATGTAATGCTAGAAACAGCACATCGTGGCGCAGCCGGCGAACCGGCCGATTGGATAGAACACTGCACCTGTCCTCACGGATACATTGGTCAATTTTGTGAATCCTGCTCGCCAGGTTTTCATCATGAACCCTCAAACGGTGGTCCATTCGCGCTTTGCGTACCGTGTAACTGTAATGGACATGCCGAGATTTGTGAAGCCGAAACAG GCCAATGTATATGCCAGCATCACACCTCGGGAGATAATTGTCAGCACTGTCAACGGGGATATTATGGGTACCCATTAAAAGGGACACCTGATGATTGTAAACCATGCCCTTGTCCAGATCAAGGGCATTGCATTTTACTTGATAATAATGCCGACCCAATTTGTTCGGAATGTCCTCTAGGACGTACAG GTGCTCGATGCGAAGTTTGCTCTGATGGCTACTTCGGTGACCCTGAAAATAACCAAAAATGCAGGCCTTGTGAGTGTAATAACAACATCGACTTGAATGCGGTGCGAAACTGTAATCAACTTACAGGAGAATGTTTGAAGTGTGTAAACAACACAGCTGGCTTTAACTGCGAGGAGTGTCTTCCAG GATATTATGGCGATGCCTTATCCGATCGTAAAGAGGATGGCTGTGTAGCGTGCCAGTGTTATGCTCCAGGCACACAGGAACTTGATGACGGAAGTATCGCTCCTTGTGACCAATTGACAGGCTATTGTAGGTGTAAGCCTCATGTGACTGGGCGTAACTGCGACAAGTGTGAAGACGGATATTATAATATCGCTAGCGGAGAG GGTTGCGCTGCTTGTAACTGCGACCCCGAAGGATCGCATGACCGGACTTGTGACGCATTGACAGGACAGTGTCAATGTAAACCTGGAGTAACATCTCAACGTTGCGACGCCTGTTTGCCCTACCAATACGGATTTGGTAATGAAGGGTGCAAGCGCTGTGACTGCGATGAAATTGGTTCACAAGAATTGCAATGTGGTCCAGATGGGCAGTGTCCA TGTCTGCAAAATGTGGAAGGTCGACGTTGTGACCGCTGCAAAGAAAACAAGCATGACCGGCAGCGTGGATGTATAGACTGTCCTCCTTGCTACAATTTGGTTCAAGATGCCATAAACGCGCATCGGAGGCGCTTAGATGATTTAGAAGATACATTAAGAAAAATTGGAGGCTCTCAAACTGCGTTTAAAAAAGATACGGACtttgaaaaagatttaaaGAACGTTCAAGATCGTGTCAGAACGTTGTTACAAAATGCTCAACAAAATTCTGGAA GTAACAAGAAATCTCTAGTCGAACAATTGGACGAGTTGCGTAATCTTCTGGACGAGATAGATGACAATTCACAAGAGGTCGAATCTATTGCTAACAGAGCCAACGAGACCGCTACTAACGGCCAAATGAGTATTGAAGAGGCCGAAACAGTGTTAGATACAATTCACGAACAACTGTCT GAAGCTGAAGGTTATTTAGCAACTGAAGGTCGAACTGCATTAGAGGATGCTAGAAAACGAGCCGAGGAAGTTGGCCAACAAAATAATCAGATGACCGCTATCGCGCAGAAGGCACGTGAACTAGCGGATAT TAACACAAACGAAGCAAAGAAAGTTTATGACATTGCaaataatgcaaaaaacaGAACACTGCAAGCTTATAATCTAGCAAAACAAGCTATGTACAAAAACACCAACATAAG CGATGAGATTCGAGCATTGGATAATGAACTCCAGTTACTCAaggataaatttaataaagtCAAGGATCTCACAAAAATTACAGCTAATAAATCTGCCGCAGTTCTAAAAGAAGCATTGGTGATATCAATTGTAAATCTTATTATTCCAACCATTGATATTGATGAACTTCAAAGGCAAGCCGATGCCATCAGTAACGAG GGATTAATGATAAAAGAGCGAGCTCAACTATTACTGGAAGACAATGATGATTTACTGCGAGAAataagtgagaaaattttgaacagtgaaaaattattggaaagAGCGAGAGATCAACAAGACACAATTGGCGAACTATTCTTGGAAGCGGACGATGCGAATGCAAAGGTTGATGAAGCTGTTAAAAGGGGTGATCACACTCTTAAAGAAGCCCAAGAAACGCACAAGAAATTGAGCG AATTTGACGAAGAAGTTCGACGGGAACAACTGATAGCACAAGAATCCTTGCGTGACATTGACGAGATCAGAAAACTGATTGATGATGCTTTTGAAAAAACTAGATCAGCTGATCAAACTTTGAATGGGGCTGAAGTTAATGCAGTCAAGGCACGGAATATTGCTAAAGAAGCGCag GAAAACTATGCAAATAAAGCAAGTGAAAATGCCAACAGAATCAGGATGGAAGCGAATAGAACAAAATCCAAAGCCATTAGTTTGAGTCAAGAATCAGAACACCTACAAACTAGGCTAAAATTCACAGAGAGTCGTATCAAGGAACAAGAAGAACAGGCAGCCAGGGACGCAAACGTTACTAGCGAG GCGAAACAAAAGGTCGGACAATCAAAAACCAATGTTGGTGTTGCATCCCAACAAGTTGATAAAGCTCTGATAGAAGTAGCTGAGATTATAAAGGAACTAGAGGCTTTGCCAGAAATAA ACGAAGCAGACTTGGATCGTTTGGAAGAACGACTTAATGCAGCCGAGCAAGAAATAAAGGCTAATAATTTGGATGAAAGAATTCGTGCCTTGACAGTGGCGAAAAATCTTCAAATTCagtgggtgaaaaattatgatgAAGAAGTAGCAAGGCTTAAActtgaagttgaaaatatagaaactaTTAAATTAGCTCTTCCAACGGATTGCTTTAAACGAGTCCGTCTCGAACCTTAG
- the LOC124299082 gene encoding rhythmically expressed gene 2 protein-like translates to MNAIRPRLVTFDVTGTLLMTGLEVHYSEVGLRYGISVDPGKLAGSFKQNFNKLAADHPVFGKHTGLGWENWWRTIVYNVFREQNEHTCEKALEKVASTLIECYSTNECWHKYPDTLNILDYLKKKNVVLGVISNFDARLESVLVSTELRPYFSFVLSSYDLGTEKPDPLIFEEALKITKRYCDRSVLPHEAVHIGDTYDKDYLGAKNAKWNAILIKRDDKKPTDNTKVPHRDVYRSLNDLKIHFDKVFRYEMTESP, encoded by the coding sequence ATGAACGCTATACGACCGCGTTTAGTCACGTTTGACGTGACGGGAACTCTGCTGATGACGGGGTTGGAGGTTCACTACTCGGAAGTGGGATTGAGATACGGGATTTCGGTGGACCCTGGGAAATTGGCGGGAAGTTTTAAACAGAACTTTAACAAACTGGCGGCGGATCATCCGGTGTTTGGAAAGCACACGGGACTCGGATGGGAGAATTGGTGGCGAACCATAGTGTACAACGTTTTCCGAGAGCAAAACGAGCACACTTGCGAAAAGGCCCTCGAAAAGGTGGCGAGCACCCTGATCGAATGTTATAGTACGAATGAATGCTGGCACAAGTATCCCGACACGCTAAATATACTCGATTacttgaaaaagaagaatgtcGTACTCGGTGTCATATCAAACTTTGATGCTCGTCTAGAGTCTGTACTCGTCAGCACCGAATTGCGCCCGTATTTCTCTTTCGTTTTGTCCTCGTACGACCTTGGAACCGAAAAGCCCGATCCATTGATATTTGAAGAGGctctaaaaataacgaaacgtTATTGCGATAGATCGGTTCTACCCCATGAAGCCGTACACATCGGAGATACGTACGACAAGGATTATCTCGGTGCCAAAAATGCCAAATGGAACGCCATACTGATCAAACGTGATGACAAAAAGCCAACCGATAACACGAAAGTACCTCATCGCGACGTTTACCGCAGCCTCAACGACCTCAAAATCCATTTCGACAAAGTCTTTCGTTACGAGATGACGGAATCGCCTTAG
- the LOC124299081 gene encoding uncharacterized protein LOC124299081, with the protein MFSFHKPKVYRSTTGCCICKAKSSSSRFTDSKKYEDDFIECFQLLERRTGEICNACVLLVKRWKKLPAGSDRNWSHVVDARAGPGIKSLTKFKSKNKKKLKEVQDKHEKIVKKKHVYLKPDREREQSPAMSDEYAEDFLPDNAGGGSKNSSRAGSPAGSDDGLTGVKRLAAEQGESGIKRRLPQIPVSGFIDLTYFKRETICCGTIFKGPYGEVMIDPSLIKPCIGCLARQEGQRQANAVSSSPSHSSASASPAHSSASASPAHSSASASPAHSLDSTVEPTVPKPVTKSFSDSSSDSGYDESSNQGVGESKLAKIIPNSNPSVKQEVKTIPVQSVQLKTIPVTEGIRLDSDLPIKLVPLKQIDQIVYKPISVASPANVITSSHQTVNISENRLVDFAIHASARQSIAN; encoded by the exons ATGTTTAGTTTTCACAAGCCGAAGGTGTATCGGTCGACTACAGGCTGTTGCATCTGCAAAGCCAAGTCGAGCAG CTCACGATTTACGGACAGCAAAAAGTACGAGGATGATTTCATAGAATGTTTCCAGCTTCTGGAACGCCGTACAGGAGAGATATGTAATGCTTGTGTTCTCCTGGTGAAACGTTGGAAAAAGTTGCCTGCTGGAAGCGACCGTAATTGGAGTCAC GTCGTTGATGCTCGTGCTGGACCTGGAATAAAATCTCTGACAAAGTTCAAGtcaaagaataagaaaaaactGAAGGAAGTACAAGACAAACATGAGAAGATCGTTAAAAAGAAGCATGTTTACCTGAAACCTGATCGTGAAAGGGAACAAAGTCCTGCAATGAGTGATGAGTACGCCG AGGACTTTCTACCAGATAATGCAGGAGGAGGCAGTAAGAATTCAAGCCGTGCTGGCAGCCCTGCCGGAAGCGATGATGGTTTAACAGGAGTAAAAAGGTTAGCTGCGGAACAAGGTGAATCTGGAATAAAAAGACGACTGCCTCAAATACCAGTCAGTGGTTTCATTGACCTGACCTACTTCAAAAG AGAAACAATCTGCTGCGGTACGATATTCAAGGGTCCGTATGGAGAAGTGATGATCGACCCATCATTAATAAAACCTTGCATTGGGTGCTTGGCCAGGCAAGAGGGACAGAGACAGGCAAATGCAGTGAGCAGTAGTCCTTCGCACAGTTCAGCATCCGCGAGCCCTGCACACAGTTCAGCATCTGCGAGTCCTGCGCACAGTTCAGCGTCAGCGAGTCCAGCGCACAGCTTAGATTCGACTGTAGAACCGACCGTTCCCAAACCGGTCACCAAATCGTTCAGTGACTCCTCTTCGGATTCGGGCTATGACGAATCTTCCAATCAGGGAGTTGGTGAGAGCAAGCTAGCGAAAATAATTCCAAATTCGAATCCGTCTGTTAAGCAGGAGGTCAAGACAATACCTGTACAGAGTGTTCAACTCAAGACGATCCCGGTAACTGAAGGAATCAGGTTAGACTCCGACCTACCTATTAAATTGGTACCTCTGAAACAGATAGACCAAATTGTGTACAAGCCGATCTCGGTAGCATCTCCTGCCAACGTTATCACGAGCTCGCATCAAACTGTCAACATCTCCGAGAATCGTTTAGTCGATTTTGCTATACACGCCTCTGCCAGACAGTCTATTGCTAATTAA
- the LOC124299083 gene encoding ras-related protein Rab-21: MASSSPTANNSINGYNFKVVLLGEGCVGKTSVALRYVEDKFNDKHITTLQASFLNKKLNINGKRVNLAIWDTAGQEKFHALGPIYYRMSNGAILVYDITDEDSFQKVKNWVKELKKMLGSEICLVIAGNKLDLERDRNVTQEEAEEYARQVGAVHFHTSAKQNQNIEEMFLDLTRRMMVHADMVEQKSTLTRSNSTRRNVVVVEDEAEQERPASSSCCGGFSQSSS; encoded by the exons ATGGCCAGTTCCTCACCGACTGCGAATAATTCAATCAATGGTTACAATTTTAAAGTTGTTTTGCTCGGCGAAGGTTGCGTAGGAAAAACATCTGTCGCTCTACGATATGTCGAGGACAAATTCAACGACAAACATATCACCACTCTCCAG GCTTCGTTTCTTAACAAGAAACTCAACATTAATGGAAAAAGAGTGAATTTGGCTATCTGGGATACAGCAGGACAAGAAAAGTTTCATGCCTTAGGACCCATCTACTATCGTATGTCAAACGGCGCAATTCTGGTATATGATATTACCGACGAGGACTCGTTTCAAAAG gtaAAAAACTGGGTGAAGGAGTTGAAAAAGATGCTTGGCAGTGAAATTTGCCTTGTCATAGCTGGTAACAAATTAGATCTTGAGAGGGATCGGAATGTAACACAGGAAGAAGCAGAAGA ATATGCCAGACAAGTTGGTGCGGTCCACTTTCACACATCAGCAAAACAGAATCAAAACATTGAAGAAATGTTTCTAGATCTAACCCGCCGCATGATGGTACATGCGGATATGGTTGAGCAAAAATCTACTCTTACACGGTCAAATAGCACGCGACGGAATGTCGTGGTTGTCGAAGACGAAGCTGAGCAAGAGAGACCAGCTTCAAGCTCCTGCTGTGGAGGATTTTCGCAAAGTTCATCATAG